One Sporocytophaga myxococcoides DNA segment encodes these proteins:
- a CDS encoding type IX secretion system membrane protein PorP/SprF — MRFLLVYISLVFIYYSSNAQDAYIYPLNFLRLKNNYIFENPAASTLTEKGEINLFHSAFSGLLNNVGINYLDASYSLGKPNDTPIHTFGITIHSEYETEILKRNRLYLRYCRSIQLSSSVKLAAALQAGVFNYLVKSTQNSSGNSSAIPDASVGLWLAGRKFNIGISGVQLLASEIEPVYRTYALGRYLNLFMDYRKEISANTDLVLGMKLYKGKGYYEGLWISGTLEFMDNFSAGFNYIWKNGPVISLGIIKFNFLKIRNDLYFSYFHPTSTNHLANTGRYEVSIHIYPFNVGEKDQPHDEDIE; from the coding sequence GTGAGGTTCCTTTTGGTCTACATATCGTTAGTTTTTATCTATTACTCATCTAATGCTCAGGACGCTTACATTTATCCATTAAATTTTCTACGTTTAAAAAATAATTACATTTTTGAAAATCCTGCTGCTTCCACTCTGACAGAAAAGGGAGAGATAAATTTATTTCACAGTGCCTTTTCAGGACTATTAAACAATGTAGGAATAAATTATCTGGATGCCTCTTATAGTTTGGGTAAACCAAATGATACACCTATCCATACCTTCGGAATTACTATTCATTCTGAATATGAAACTGAAATATTAAAAAGAAACCGATTATATCTGCGCTATTGCCGAAGCATACAACTCAGCTCTTCAGTTAAACTGGCAGCTGCGCTTCAGGCAGGTGTTTTTAATTATCTGGTCAAAAGCACTCAAAACAGTTCTGGCAACTCCTCTGCAATTCCCGATGCATCTGTAGGTCTGTGGCTTGCCGGAAGAAAGTTTAACATCGGGATATCAGGCGTTCAGTTACTCGCTTCAGAAATAGAACCGGTATATAGAACTTATGCATTGGGCAGATACTTAAATCTGTTTATGGATTACAGAAAAGAAATCTCTGCCAATACAGACTTGGTTCTGGGAATGAAACTTTATAAAGGAAAAGGTTATTATGAAGGCTTATGGATTTCGGGAACATTGGAGTTTATGGATAATTTCAGTGCAGGTTTTAACTATATATGGAAAAATGGCCCAGTAATTTCTTTGGGAATAATAAAGTTCAACTTTTTAAAAATCCGTAATGATTTATACTTTTCATATTTTCACCCGACAAGCACGAACCATCTTGCAAATACAGGCAGATATGAGGTCAGCATCCATATTTATCCCTTTAACGTAGGAGAAAAAGATCAGCCTCATGATGAGGACATAGAATAA
- a CDS encoding RNA polymerase sigma factor has product MKYSLEHIAENIRKGNDREVLQWMYKEIYPKVEKYVSGNSGCIDDCKDVFQESIIIFYKYVIENKYDRIVDLSAFIMGISRNVWINKIRKLNREVDADLLEQFEETSNNPLITLIMSEKWMAYKAVFEKLGEKCRELLSYSSYERLNMKEIAEKMGFLNENVAKTQNYRCKQKLLELISANEEIKDLLKS; this is encoded by the coding sequence TTGAAATACAGTCTGGAACATATTGCTGAAAACATCAGGAAGGGTAATGACAGAGAAGTGTTGCAGTGGATGTACAAGGAAATTTATCCTAAGGTGGAAAAGTATGTTTCCGGCAATAGCGGATGCATAGATGACTGTAAAGATGTATTTCAGGAATCTATTATTATCTTCTATAAATATGTTATTGAGAATAAATATGACAGAATAGTAGACTTAAGCGCCTTTATAATGGGAATCAGCAGGAATGTCTGGATCAACAAAATCAGGAAGCTTAACAGAGAAGTAGATGCAGATCTTCTTGAACAGTTTGAAGAAACAAGTAATAATCCTCTTATAACACTCATTATGAGTGAAAAATGGATGGCATATAAAGCTGTCTTCGAAAAGCTTGGGGAAAAATGCAGGGAATTGCTTTCTTATTCTTCTTATGAAAGGTTGAATATGAAAGAGATTGCAGAGAAGATGGGCTTTTTGAATGAAAATGTAGCCAAAACACAGAATTACAGATGCAAGCAGAAACTTCTTGAGTTGATATCTGCTAATGAAGAAATTAAAGACCTTTTGAAATCATGA